The sequence GCGTAACCGAGACCCGCGCGAACGCGCGCCCGAGAAGGCAATTTCAACCCAGCCGTGTCTGATCCTCACGGCCGAGGTCTTCGGCGCAGCGGATGCCCCTTCAAGCCGGCACTGGAAGCGTCTGCCATCGCGGCGTTCACGACTAGATCATGAACGGGAATCAGGCAGGGTCACGGCGGCCTAGTAGGTCGGCGTATCCTGATCTAGCCACAACATGCCTCCTGCAACGTCCTTGCATTCGTTCGTCGATCATTTGCCCTTCTCGTACACCCATCTTGCGATATGGATCGGAAATGGTTCGTCGCGGTCAAAGCCGCCCCTCCATGCCGGGCCGACGCTGCGTGGTACGGATAGCAGAACTAGCCAATTGTTGAACAGCCAGCCTGGTCCGGCTTTCGGGATCCTCCGCTAATCAATCACGTCAACCTCGCTACGAGGCACAGTTATGACGGCGGCCCGCTGCCGTGCCACCGTCCCGTGATAGATCCGAGGAAATCTGCCGTGATCAGCGGGCCTCAACCGAGCAAAGATCGTAAGCGGAGCCTGAGCCCCACCTTGCGCGTATGATCTGCCCGGCCGAGTCTCGCCGCCTTTGATGGGGGCGGAGATGGCTGGTGCTATGATGATGTCATCTGTGGACTTCGGGTAATCGCGGTCTGAGTCGAGCTCATGATAACGTGCCGCGATCCGGTGATTGTCCGGGTAACGCGAGCATGATCGGAGAGCTCCAATGATGTACGTGGGACTAGACGTTTCTCAGAAGTCGACGGCTATTTGCGTGGTGAATGAGCGAGGGCAGCGCCAGTGGCGTGGCACCTGCCCCAGTGACCCGCATGTTCTGGCCTCACAGCTTAAGCGTCACGCCGGCGCGGATGCGAGGATTGGCATCGAGACCGGCGCTATGACACCGTGGCTCGTACATGGCCTGCGCCAAGCCGGCCTAACGGTGGACTGCCTAGACGCACGGCGAGTGAAGGCCGCTCTGCAGATGCGGCTCAACAAGACAGATCAGAACGATGCTGAAGGCTTGGCTCAGGTGATGCGCACGGGTTGGTACCGCCCTGTTCATGTAAAGTCGCTGGACGCTCACCGGGCGAGATCTTTGCTGGGTGCCAGAGCGCAGCTGGTCGGCATGCGCACGCGCCTCACCAACATCATCCGTGGCATCCTCAAGACCTCAGGCATGCTGCCAGGATCAGGGCGCGGCCTACGCTTCGATCGACGCGTCGAAGAGCTCATCCAGGACGACCAGGAAGTCTGCATGGTCGTTCGTCCGCTGCTTGCGACATTGCGGCACGTAGGCGAGCAGATCACCACGTTCGACAAAGCGGTGCTCCGTCAGGTTCGCGCCGATCCAACCTGCCGCTTGTTGATGAGTGTTCCTGGCAACGGGGCCTTGTCGTCGCTCGTTTACGTGAGCACTGTCGAGGACCCAAAACGGTTCTCGCGATCCCGGGCTGTGGGAGCGCACTTGCGTTTAACACCCCGCCGATACCAGTCCGGTGACATCGATCGTAGCGGCCGGATTTCGCGGTGCGGCGACAGTCTGGCGCGTACGCTGATGTACGAGGCGGCCATTGTGATCCTGCATCGGGTCAAGCGAGCGTCACAGCTGAGTGAATGGGCACAGGCCATCGCTCAATGAGCCGGACCGGGGAAAGCGCGCGTCGCATTGGCTCGCAAACTTCCCGTCATCCTGCACAGCATCTGGCGATGAGGAGAGGCATTCCGCTGGTCTGGTGCCACACTTTCGGCCTGATACGTCGACTTAGTCCGGCACGCGCCGGACGCTACTGTCGCCCTCGGGCGAGGTGTAGGTGACTGCGTGGATTGGGGCCTTGGGTGCGCCACGAGCGCAAACCCGTTGTGGACCTTGCAGCACCTGCGCTTCCGGGCCGGACCAGATGTTGCGGCGGCCGATGCCGACCGCGTAGAGAACCGTGATCCGGGCGAAGTAGCTGCAGCAAGGCTTGACGAAGGCGGCGCGATTAGAGAACGGCCCCTGCGGCGCAAGAGCTCGTTTGGTATGGTTTCGCTGGTCGGATGCTGCCATCTGTCCGGCCTCGATGCCGCGTTGTTCGCAGCGGGCCAGTATGGGAGTTCGCGGACCGGATCCAAATGATGTGAGCGTGCTCGAGCGCACAACGACATCGACTGGTTTTTCCTGCCCCGTCTTACCGACTTTTGCGCCATACCTTCCTTCGACCTTGCCGTCCTCCGACAACCTCTGACGGATCAACGACCTAAGCCGCCGATACCTC is a genomic window of Novosphingobium sp. 9U containing:
- a CDS encoding IS110 family transposase, with translation MYVGLDVSQKSTAICVVNERGQRQWRGTCPSDPHVLASQLKRHAGADARIGIETGAMTPWLVHGLRQAGLTVDCLDARRVKAALQMRLNKTDQNDAEGLAQVMRTGWYRPVHVKSLDAHRARSLLGARAQLVGMRTRLTNIIRGILKTSGMLPGSGRGLRFDRRVEELIQDDQEVCMVVRPLLATLRHVGEQITTFDKAVLRQVRADPTCRLLMSVPGNGALSSLVYVSTVEDPKRFSRSRAVGAHLRLTPRRYQSGDIDRSGRISRCGDSLARTLMYEAAIVILHRVKRASQLSEWAQAIAQ